One stretch of Diorhabda carinulata isolate Delta chromosome 5, icDioCari1.1, whole genome shotgun sequence DNA includes these proteins:
- the LOC130893605 gene encoding uncharacterized protein LOC130893605 — protein sequence MDLLHRPEKAGSTKWTLLFLLIAGISATHTRHGDGFLSQRFTRTIPSANCRLMRTNTLQCRNRTMENLYIGTDVVYLDLEYVIGGSLDVKNIRHLRWVFSSLTVINNVVINPENLITLDLSFNNITVLENYQFHNYTHLTRANLSHNIIDYLPRDVFKSHIKLEVLCLSHNNLKAIPFQAFSFIESLKELDLSHNKLVTFLDHFFKFNKYIEVLLLNNNNLTKITSNSFADLTDLKRLDLSHNSLTFISRGLFDSLSHLQYLNLASNPLMNMASGTFRGLSNLRILNLSDNRLTQLTFGLLHFSPLLSSISIDNTLIEVIHNTELLGVPKLNILTLKRNKKLKFIETYVFADTPVLSELDISGCNLTFLPQSIANLTYLTKLNISDNPWACDCRMFWFARWAAIKKGNVLMSDLTCGPDAYPDDMLPTLDHLNCTSPTIIHKTPTRLYRLKSDALLECRYAANPPPSITWVTPRREVYHWNPDPSIPDTFYKHPHAHDQLMTPLRIIPPRIQVLDNGTLWIKNVTREDCGRYTCYASNPIANQTDDVLLHIDPADWNRVRVISLIVGTQSAGGFLGLTLFIQFLRYLMNKFGVFNNFCSFCKRDKVSPRARQIYAMLDNIEQYKSQQLEKLRENYALQVTRIKDNCAQQMDWIQNSYQSQAKHLKDFRDIGTAHLTTLRDQYCDQVKKVRDYSTGQLNWVRENYVFQRNKIRKFSSHKVLQLRETYKYQQQTLNKVLENLPSLYFENCRAGTCGRAESLVFDPQEAESIDCYIKSKIEKLANLDASTTDLTQSRMSLYYTPSERSSVHKSPTEISPSIYINYIEDPPRGFLMMEEPTTSGYRKIGFVESVLSDHSCDDLLQRELKESEIVSNPNLPSTSGLAPPINQTIQHETSL from the exons TCTTATGAGAACGAATACATTACAATGTCGCAACAGAACTATGGAAAATTTGTATATAGGAACGGATGTTGTTTATTTGGATTTGGAGTACGTGATCGGTGGGAGTTTGGACGTAAAAAACATCCGACATTTGCGATGGGTTTTCAGCTCCTTAACCGTTATCAACAACGTGGTTATTAATCCTGAAAATCTCATAACTCTAGATTTGTCTTTCAATAATATAACAGTTTTGGAAAACTACCAATTCCATAATTACACCCATTTAACTCGAGCAAATTTATCTCACAATATTATCGATTATCTTCCCAGAGATGTCTTCAAATCCCACATCAAATTGGAAGTGTTGTGTCTCTCCCACAACAACCTCAAAGCAATACCTTTCCAAGCTTTCTCTTTTATTGAAAGCTTAAAAGAATTAGATTTATCTCACAATAAACTCGTCACGTTTTTggatcattttttcaaattcaacaaatacATCGAAGTACTGTTACTCAATAACAACAATCTTACGAAAATCACTTCTAATAGCTTCGCTGATTTGACTGATCTCAAAAGACTCGATTTATCTCACAATTCTTTAACATTTATCTCGAGAGGCTTGTTCGATTCGCTTTCTCATTTACAGTACTTAAATTTGGCGAGCAATCCACTGATGAATATGGCTAGTGGCACATTTAGGGGGTTAAGCAATTTGAGAATATTGAATTTGAGCGATAATAGATTAACCCAATTGACGTTCGGTCTATTGCATTTTAGTCCGCTTTTATCTTCTATTAGTATAGATAATACTTTGATCGAAGTGATACACAACACGGAATTACTGGGTGTACCTAAATTGAATATACTGactttgaaaagaaataaaaaacttaaattcATAGAAACCTACGTTTTTGCTGATACGCCTGTTCTAAGCGAATTAGACATTAGTGGCTGCAATTTGACGTTTCTTCCGCAATCTATTGCGAATTTAACTTATTTAACTAAATTGAATATTAGTGACAATCCATGGGCTTGCGATTGTCGAATGTTTTGGTTTGCTCGATGGGCAGCCATAAAAAAAGGCAACGTACTCATGTCTGATTTAACTTGTGGTCCTGACGCTTATCCGGACGATATGTTGCCTACATTGGACCATTTAAACTGCACATCTCCTACAATAATACATAAGACTCCAACCAGACTGTATAGACTAAAATCAGACGCCTTACTGGAGTGTAGGTACGCAGCAAATCCTCCCCCTTCTATAACTTGGGTTACACCTAGAAGGGAAGTATATCATTGGAATCCGGATCCAAGTATTCCGGATACGTTTTATAAGCACCCTCACGCTCACGATCAATTGATGACTCCTTTAAGAATTATTCCACCCCGAATCCAGGTACTCGATAACGGCACCCTTTGGATTAAAAATGTCACCAGAGAAGACTGCGGACGATATACATGTTATGCCAGTAATCCTATCGCCAATCAAACAGACGATGTACTGCTCCACATCGACCCCGCTGATTGGAACCGAGTACGTGTTATCTCGTTGATTGTTGGTACGCAAAGTGCCGGAGGATTTCTTGGATTGACTTTATTTATACAGTTCCTAAGATATTTAATGAATAA GTTTGGtgttttcaataacttttgCAGTTTTTGTAAACGGGATAAAGTATCCCCAAGAGCTCGACAGATATATGCCATGCTCGATAATATCGAACAGTACAAGAGCCAACAGCTTGAGAAacttagagaaaattatgcACTGCAG gtAACGAGAATCAAAGACAATTGCGCTCAACAAATGGATTGGATACAAAACAGCTACCAATCTCAAGCAAAACATTTGAAAGACTTTAGAGATATCGGTACCGCACACCTGACCACCTTGAGAGATCAATATTGCGATCAG GTGAAAAAGGTGCGAGATTACTCAACAGGTCAACTTAATTGGGTCCGAGAAAACTACGTCTTCCAGAGGAACAAAATTCGTAAATTCAGTTCACATAAGGTGTTGCAGTTAAGAGAAACTTACAAGTACCAACAACAGACCCTTAACAAAGTATTGGAGAACTTGCCCAGTTTGTATTTTGAGAATTGTAGAGCTGGAACTTGTGGTCGCGCCGAATCTCTAGTATTTGATCCTCAAGAAGCTGAGAGCATAGACTGCTATATAAAgagcaaaatagaaaaacttgCTAATTTAGATGCCAGCACTACAGATCTAACTCAAAGTAGAATGTCATTGTACTACACACCTTCAGAAAGGTCATCTGTTCACAAATCTCCTACTGAAATATCACCATCAATTTACATCAATTACATAGAAGATCCGCCTAGAGGTTTTCTCATGATGGAAGAGCCCACCACGTCTGGATACAGAAAAATCGGTTTCGTTGAAAGTGTTTTATCGGATCACAGTTGTGACGATTTACTTCAAAGAGAACTAAAGGAATCTGAAATAGTATCGAATCCTAATTTACCAAGCACATCGGGTTTAGCTCCACCGATAAATCAAACAATACAACACGAAACATCTTTATAG